A window from Lates calcarifer isolate ASB-BC8 linkage group LG7_2, TLL_Latcal_v3, whole genome shotgun sequence encodes these proteins:
- the LOC108892848 gene encoding dTDP-D-glucose 4,6-dehydratase — MDFNRTVLVTGGSGFIGSHLVCSLVNRHPDWRIINLDNLDYCCSRRSLESIEDRANYTFIRGDVCNSRLVNHIFNTENIDVIFHLAAKTHVESSFESPSTFQRVNIDGTRVLLGAAHQARHQPQRFVYVSTDEVYGASLDEVFDENSPMRPSNPYSATKAAAEYLVRSYWDKYKFPIIITRSNNIYGPRQFTEKVIPRFLTLLQSNKKCTIQGTLPKSRHFLFVDDAISAFLLVLEKGNVGEIYNVGTGCEIPIMQLARELIRMVKNVPDSEVNDWLEFVPDRPRVDLRYPIKCDKLQQLGWRAEVSWAEGIRQTVKWYQDNPDFWSDVSEDERPNRSKLENTPSK; from the exons ATGGACTTTAACAGGACTGTTCTGGTGACTGGAGGCTCTGGCTTCAT tggCTCTCATCTTGTTTGTTCACTGGTCAACAGACACCCTGACTGGAGAATTATTAACCTGGATAAT TTGGATTACTGCTGCAGCCGCAGGAGTCTGGAGAGCATTGAGGACAGAGCAAACTACACCTTCATCAGG GGAGATGTGTGTAACTCCAGGTTGGTGAACCACATtttcaacacagaaaacattgaTGTGATCTTCCACCTGGCAGCCAAAACACACGTCG AGTCGTCATTTGAATCTCCATCTACTTTCCAGCGGGTTAACATCGACGGCACCAGAGTTCTGCTGGGAGCTGCCCATCAGGCCCGACACCAGCCGCAACGTTTCGTCTACGTCAGCACCGATGAAGTGTACGGAGCCAGTCTGGACGAG GTGTTTGATGAGAACAGTCCAATGAGACCCTCCAACCCATACTCTGCCACTAAAGCAGCTGCAGAGTACCTGGTCAGATCCTACTGGGACAAATATAAG TTTCCAATCATTATTACCAGGAGCAACAACATCTACGGGCCCAGGCAGTTCACTGAGAAG GTCATTCCGAGGTTTCTCACCCTCTTGCAATCGAACAAGAAATG CACCATCCAGGGTACCCTCCCTAAATCCCGCCATTTCCTGTTTGTCGATGACGCCATCAGTGCCTTCCTGCTGGTTCTGGAGAAAGGGAATGTGGGTGAAATCTATAATGTGGGAACAGGCTGCGAGATTCCCATCATGCAACTGGCCAGGGAGCTTATTAGGATG gtcaaGAATGTGCCAGACTCTGAGGTGAACGACTGGCTCGAGTTTGTGCCTGACAG GCCGCGGGTCGACTTGCGCTACCCCATCAAATGTgacaagctgcagcagctgggcTGGAGAGCTGAGGTGTCCTGGGCTGAAGGCATCAGACAGACTG TCAAATGGTACCAGGACAACCCAGATTTCTGGTCTGATGTGAGCGAGGATGAAAGACCAAACAGAAGCAAGCTTGAAAACACTCCCAGCAAATAA
- the gpr180 gene encoding integral membrane protein GPR180 produces MSYLLATLVAAVLLSSEGLGKTVTGLFKSEVARQENGQFITKFMYQGDNGLLVCRLDNSALAIEKESRLLLYQDMDSDLDNLSCTERLGRAHFTISLNQKEHNQTIPRQSSPTAWQALYADRYTCQESAVIPSHADLSFTVLLFNADSAGNPLEHFSAEEAGLHSFYFLLLLAYFIACCIYIQPLYQALKKGGPMHTVFKVLTTALALQGCSALCNYIHLARYSRDGIGIPVMGSLAEFWDMVTQVSMLYMLLSLCMGWTLSRGRKPQSRPLQWEQSPASTAVAVGGVVTQGVLLLWEQYSESESEHHSYHAQQSLAGILLMALRVGLALLLASVLYQIISTERSTLKRDFYLSFAKGCFLWFLCHPVLFLMSVIFNEHQREKVVTIGVILCQSISMVILYQLFLSRSLYWEVSSLSSVSLPLTMSRTNHRGRY; encoded by the exons ATGTCGTATTTATTGGCCACACTTGTAGCCGCAGTGCTGCTCAGTTCGGAGGGTTTGGGGAAAACTGTAACGGGACTTTTTAAGAGCGAAGTGGCGAGACAGGAGAATGGCCAGTTCATCACTAAATTCATGTACCAAG gtGATAACGGTTTGTTGGTGTGCCGGCTGGACAACTCTGCTCTGGCCATAGAAAAGGAGTCCAGACTGCTGTTGTACCAGGATATGGACTCAGACCTGGACAACCTCAGCTGTACCGAGAGGCTCGGCAGAGCCCACTTCACCA TTTCTCTCAATCAAAAAGAGCACAACCAGACGATCCCTCGTCAGTCCTCCCCTACAGCCTGGCAGGCCCTGTATGCAGACAGATATACATGTCAg GAAAGTGCAGTGATTCCTTCTCATGCTGATCTCAGTTTTACTGTCTTGCTGTTTAACGCCGACTCAGCTGGAAACCCTCTGGAGCACTTCAGCGCAGAGGAGGCAG GTCTCCACAGTTTTTACTTCCTCCTGCTGTTGGCCTACTTCATAGCCTGCTGTATCTACATCCAGCCTCTGTACCAGGCCCTGAAAAAAGGAGGACCCATGCACACTGTCTTCAAAGTGCTCACCACAGCGCTGGCATTACAGGGCTGCTCCGCTCTCTGCAACTACATCCACTTGGCCAG GTATTCTCGAGATGGTATTGGTATTCCTGTGATGGGCAGCCTGGCAGAGT TCTGGGACATGGTGACCCAGGTGTCCATGCTGTACATGTTACTGAGTCTGTGTATGGGCTGGACTCTGAGTCGAGGCAGGAAGCCTCAGTCCAGGCCTCTGCAGTGGGAACAGTCTCCGGCCTCCACGGCTGTCGCTGTTGGTGGAGTTGTTACACAG ggagtgctgctgctgtgggagCAGTATTCAGAGTCAGAGAGTGAACATCACAGCTACCACGCCCAGCAGAGTCTGGCAGGTATCCTCCTCATGGCCCTGAGAGTGGGCCTGGCTCTCCTGCTGGCCTCTGTCCTCTACCAGATCATCTCCACTGAAAGGAGCACCCTGAAGAGAGACTTCTACCTCAGCTTTGCCAAG GGATGCTTCCTGTGGTTCCTCTGTCACCCGGTCCTTTTCCTCATGTCTGTTATCTTCAACGAGCACCAGAGAGAGAAG GTGGTGACTATCGGCGTGATCCTCTGCCAGTCCATCTCCATGGTGATCCTCTACCAGCTCTtcctgtctcgctctctctacTGGGaggtctcctctctctcctctgtgtctctgccgCTCACCATGTCCAGGACGAACCACAGAGGGCGCTACTGA